From Longimicrobiaceae bacterium, the proteins below share one genomic window:
- a CDS encoding amidohydrolase family protein yields the protein MLTLIENGEVYTPDPVGRQSILLTDGKIGKVGKVDRRAVEALGLETTVIDASGCIVIPGLIDPHQHLLGGSGEEGFNTQTPEFFIAEIVAHGITTIVGVLGVDTTMKTMPGLLAKVKGLKEDGLNAYCWSGGYAVPPTSIMQSVREDIMFIDEVIGAGEVAISDLRGIDPSPRDLARLATDCYVGGMLAKKAGLVHVHVGDRPSRLQPLRDVLEGFNVEPCWFYATHIERSKTLMREAIALAKKGMPVDIDTVEEDLPKWLRYYRENGGPPDLLTISSDASINSPRVVWEQIRSCIRDHGSAIEEVIPHATRNTARILKLAHKGELAKGKAGDVVILEKETLEIVHVLSDGLQMVRDGRLVCQEKFLENSNREVHLVGQKDGKDSGGEEGEES from the coding sequence ATGCTGACGCTGATCGAGAACGGAGAAGTGTATACGCCCGATCCCGTGGGCCGGCAGTCCATCCTGCTCACCGACGGCAAGATCGGGAAAGTGGGGAAGGTGGACCGGCGCGCCGTGGAGGCGCTGGGGCTGGAGACCACGGTCATCGACGCGAGCGGGTGCATCGTGATCCCCGGCCTCATCGACCCGCACCAGCACCTGCTGGGCGGCAGCGGCGAGGAGGGCTTCAACACGCAGACCCCGGAGTTCTTCATCGCCGAGATCGTCGCGCACGGCATCACCACCATCGTGGGCGTGCTGGGCGTGGACACCACCATGAAGACCATGCCCGGCCTGCTCGCCAAGGTGAAGGGGCTGAAGGAGGACGGCCTCAACGCGTACTGCTGGAGCGGGGGCTACGCGGTGCCGCCCACCTCCATCATGCAGTCGGTGCGCGAGGACATCATGTTCATCGACGAGGTGATCGGCGCGGGCGAGGTCGCCATCTCCGACCTGCGCGGCATCGACCCCTCGCCTCGGGACCTGGCGCGGCTCGCCACGGACTGCTACGTGGGCGGCATGCTCGCCAAGAAGGCGGGCCTCGTCCACGTGCACGTGGGCGACCGCCCCTCGCGCCTGCAGCCGCTGCGCGACGTGCTGGAGGGCTTCAACGTGGAGCCCTGCTGGTTCTACGCGACCCACATCGAGCGCAGCAAGACGCTGATGCGCGAGGCCATCGCCCTGGCCAAGAAGGGCATGCCGGTCGACATCGACACGGTGGAAGAGGACCTGCCCAAGTGGCTGCGCTACTACCGGGAGAACGGCGGCCCGCCGGACCTGCTCACCATCTCGTCGGACGCGTCCATCAACAGCCCGCGCGTGGTGTGGGAGCAGATCCGGTCGTGCATCCGGGACCACGGCTCCGCGATCGAGGAGGTGATCCCGCACGCCACCCGCAACACGGCGCGCATCCTCAAGCTGGCGCACAAGGGCGAGTTGGCGAAGGGCAAGGCGGGCGACGTGGTGATCCTGGAGAAGGAAACGCTCGAGATCGTCCACGTCCTCTCCGACGGCCTCCAGATGGTGCGCGACGGCCGGTTGGTATGCCAAGAGAAGTTCCTGGAGAACAGCAATCGCGAAGTCCACCTCGTCGGCCAGAAGGACGGCAAGGACTCGGGCGGCGAGGAGGGCGAGGAGAGCTGA
- a CDS encoding HAD hydrolase-like protein: MSVPYRLAIFDFDGTLADSSPFFLGVVNDAAERYGFRRIEHGAADGLRGLDARGMMAHLRLPAWKLPLVVRYLRGRMADDIAEVSLFAGVDDVLRRLASAGVEMAIVSSNSEANVRRVLGPENAAFIGHYGCGASLFGKRPVLRKVLRAARVRPANAICIGDEIRDADAARAEGIAFGAVGWGFTRLDALAAHAPADVFTRVGDIAARLALDAAGAPAA, translated from the coding sequence ATGAGCGTGCCTTACCGGCTGGCGATCTTCGACTTCGACGGGACGCTGGCGGACTCGTCCCCGTTCTTCCTGGGCGTGGTGAACGACGCGGCGGAACGGTACGGGTTCCGGCGCATCGAACACGGCGCGGCGGACGGGCTGCGCGGGCTGGACGCGCGCGGAATGATGGCGCACCTGCGGCTCCCCGCCTGGAAGCTGCCGCTCGTCGTGCGCTACCTGCGAGGGCGGATGGCGGATGACATCGCGGAGGTGTCGTTGTTCGCAGGCGTGGACGACGTGCTCCGCCGCCTCGCGTCGGCGGGCGTGGAGATGGCGATCGTCAGCTCCAACTCCGAGGCGAACGTGCGGCGGGTGCTGGGGCCGGAGAACGCGGCGTTCATCGGCCACTACGGCTGCGGCGCCTCGCTGTTCGGCAAGCGGCCGGTGCTGCGGAAGGTGCTCCGCGCCGCCCGCGTCCGCCCCGCCAACGCGATCTGCATCGGCGACGAGATACGGGACGCGGATGCGGCGCGGGCGGAGGGCATCGCATTCGGCGCCGTGGGCTGGGGCTTCACGCGGCTGGACGCGCTCGCCGCCCACGCGCCCGCGGACGTGTTCACGCGCGTGGGCGACATCGCCGCGCGCCTGGCGCTGGACGCGGCCGGCGCTCCGGCTGCGTGA
- a CDS encoding GNAT family N-acetyltransferase, which yields MLQPRAVDRPYVKDYDALPGEHPQDWAARFAPGWGFFAARGRGERVGGATVALGAHEAALLDGRDDLALLWDIRVAPEARGQGIGAGLFAAAETWARERGCRRLKVETQNINVPACRFYARQGCVLGAIDRLAYPALPDEVQLAWYKDLAAG from the coding sequence GTGCTCCAGCCGCGGGCCGTGGACCGCCCGTACGTGAAAGACTACGACGCGCTCCCCGGCGAGCACCCGCAGGATTGGGCGGCGCGGTTCGCCCCCGGCTGGGGATTCTTCGCCGCACGCGGCAGAGGCGAGCGCGTGGGCGGCGCGACCGTCGCGCTCGGCGCGCACGAAGCCGCGTTGCTGGACGGACGCGACGATCTCGCGCTGCTGTGGGACATTCGCGTCGCGCCGGAAGCGCGGGGGCAGGGCATCGGCGCCGGGCTGTTCGCCGCGGCGGAGACGTGGGCACGGGAGCGGGGATGCCGGCGGCTGAAAGTGGAGACGCAGAACATCAACGTGCCGGCGTGCCGGTTCTATGCGCGCCAGGGCTGCGTGCTGGGCGCCATCGACCGGCTCGCGTACCCGGCGCTTCCGGACGAGGTGCAGCTGGCGTGGTACAAGGACCTTGCAGCGGGATAG
- a CDS encoding cytidine deaminase, translating to MTHLDPESLIATAAALARPFAPSEDVRAGDVAAALVTAAGNVYTGVCIDTACSLGFCAEHAAVAEMLKAREAHVRMIVAVGSRGQVIPPCGRCRELLWQLHPHNGEALVILGPDRVRPLAALLPER from the coding sequence GTGACTCACCTGGATCCCGAGAGCCTGATCGCCACTGCGGCAGCGCTCGCCCGGCCGTTCGCGCCGAGCGAGGACGTCCGCGCGGGCGACGTCGCGGCGGCGCTGGTCACCGCGGCGGGGAACGTCTACACGGGTGTGTGCATCGACACGGCGTGCAGCCTGGGTTTCTGCGCGGAGCACGCCGCGGTGGCGGAGATGCTGAAGGCGCGCGAGGCCCACGTGCGGATGATCGTCGCCGTCGGCAGCCGCGGCCAGGTCATCCCGCCGTGCGGACGGTGCCGCGAGCTGCTGTGGCAGCTGCATCCGCACAACGGCGAGGCGCTGGTGATCCTCGGGCCGGACCGCGTGCGCCCGCTCGCGGCGCTCCTGCCCGAGCGCTGA
- a CDS encoding nuclear transport factor 2 family protein, whose protein sequence is MDEREDVELARQQVAEVLRRINQAWRDGRPDDLRPLFHPGVVMAYPAFAGHVEGREALLAGFADFCENARVHAFEESGHRIDVTGRTAVASFVFAMTYERDGQRYRSSGRDLWVFAEEAGQWVAVWRTMLDLKDDPVDA, encoded by the coding sequence ATGGATGAGCGGGAGGATGTGGAGCTTGCCCGGCAGCAGGTCGCCGAGGTGCTGCGGCGCATTAACCAGGCGTGGCGGGACGGGCGCCCGGACGACCTCCGGCCGCTCTTCCACCCCGGCGTCGTGATGGCGTACCCGGCCTTCGCCGGCCATGTGGAGGGGCGCGAGGCGCTGCTTGCCGGGTTCGCGGATTTCTGCGAGAACGCGCGGGTCCACGCCTTCGAGGAGAGCGGGCACCGGATCGACGTCACGGGCCGTACTGCCGTCGCCAGCTTCGTCTTCGCGATGACGTACGAGCGCGACGGGCAGCGGTATCGCTCCAGCGGCCGGGACCTCTGGGTCTTCGCCGAGGAGGCCGGCCAGTGGGTCGCCGTGTGGCGCACCATGCTCGACCTGAAGGACGATCCGGTGGACGCGTAG
- a CDS encoding DUF1697 domain-containing protein encodes MPRYVAFLRAINVGGHTVKMDHLRKLFEEMGFAKVETFIASGNVIFESPAEDATALEAKIEGHLQQALGYAVATFLRTSRELAEAAACQPFAETEPVALSVCFLKHPPSPEAVQRLMALGTPRDEFAVAGREVYWLCRVKISESKILGGAIEKALGLPSTMRNVTTVRKLAAKYPPAG; translated from the coding sequence ATGCCGCGATACGTCGCATTCCTCCGCGCGATCAACGTCGGCGGGCATACCGTGAAGATGGACCACCTCCGCAAGCTGTTCGAGGAGATGGGGTTCGCGAAGGTGGAGACGTTCATCGCCAGCGGCAACGTCATCTTCGAGTCGCCGGCGGAAGACGCGACGGCACTGGAGGCGAAGATCGAGGGGCACCTCCAGCAGGCGCTGGGCTACGCGGTCGCCACCTTCCTCCGCACCTCGCGCGAGCTGGCAGAGGCGGCGGCCTGCCAGCCGTTCGCGGAGACAGAGCCGGTCGCGCTCTCCGTCTGCTTCCTCAAGCATCCGCCCTCTCCCGAAGCCGTGCAGCGGCTGATGGCGCTCGGCACGCCGCGCGACGAGTTCGCCGTCGCCGGACGCGAGGTCTACTGGCTGTGCCGCGTGAAGATCAGCGAGTCCAAGATCCTGGGCGGCGCGATCGAGAAGGCGCTCGGCCTGCCGTCCACCATGCGAAACGTCACCACCGTACGGAAGCTCGCGGCGAAGTATCCGCCGGCGGGCTGA
- a CDS encoding DGQHR domain-containing protein produces MDEAPDGMLRYSVSLVTQGNHRFYTLTMPSDVLSRTCFVTTREEDPQAGFQRVLDQNRATQIASYIDSGFGTIPSSIVLSAQPDADLEIVGRGKTLQFRDSKKAFLVLDGQHRVYGFSFAKTALRVPVVIYNGLTRQDESRLFIDINTKQRPVPNELLLDIKKLADYENDTEQLLGELFDRFADSPDSPLLGFMSPSARTSGRLSRVTFNAAIKPLISVFKDNDTEVVYNALRAYLAAFVVGASTSEMSPNITNSTVFRGVMLLFPDVAQRVKDRFGAIYEERKFFDVLEPMFSRLKANTFKNPGGSLKELHAVLAKALKEDFTL; encoded by the coding sequence ATGGATGAAGCTCCAGATGGGATGCTGCGCTATTCGGTGAGTCTCGTGACCCAGGGCAATCACCGGTTCTACACGTTGACTATGCCTAGCGATGTCTTGTCGCGCACTTGTTTCGTGACCACCCGCGAAGAAGACCCACAGGCCGGCTTTCAAAGGGTACTCGATCAGAACCGTGCGACCCAAATAGCGAGCTACATCGACAGTGGGTTCGGAACCATTCCAAGTTCGATTGTGCTCTCCGCGCAACCCGATGCTGACTTGGAGATCGTCGGACGGGGAAAGACACTGCAGTTTCGCGATAGTAAAAAGGCGTTTCTCGTACTTGACGGGCAGCATCGCGTATACGGATTCTCATTTGCGAAAACTGCTCTCCGGGTTCCGGTTGTGATCTATAACGGACTTACGCGCCAGGACGAGTCGCGTCTGTTTATTGATATCAATACTAAGCAACGTCCCGTTCCTAACGAATTGCTGCTGGACATCAAAAAACTCGCGGATTACGAGAATGATACCGAGCAATTACTTGGGGAGCTGTTTGACCGGTTCGCTGATAGTCCAGATAGCCCCCTACTTGGGTTTATGAGTCCATCCGCTCGGACGAGTGGCAGGCTGTCCCGTGTAACGTTTAACGCGGCTATCAAGCCGCTGATTAGTGTCTTCAAAGACAACGACACAGAAGTGGTGTATAATGCTCTCCGTGCCTACTTGGCTGCATTTGTGGTAGGTGCGAGTACCTCTGAAATGTCACCTAACATCACTAATTCAACAGTATTTCGTGGTGTTATGCTATTGTTCCCGGATGTTGCGCAGCGCGTAAAAGACCGCTTTGGCGCGATATACGAAGAGAGAAAGTTCTTCGACGTGTTGGAACCTATGTTCAGCCGACTGAAAGCCAATACTTTCAAGAATCCCGGCGGCTCGCTTAAAGAACTTCACGCAGTTCTTGCGAAGGCACTCAAGGAAGATTTCACGTTGTAG
- a CDS encoding isoprenylcysteine carboxylmethyltransferase family protein codes for MSEATRDHAGVFVPPPLFYAVPLVAGLLLQLRWPLADLPVAAARTLAVVFLIVAVAVFAPALGSFRRAHTSMIPVRPSTALVIAGPYRFTRNPMYVGLGALYLAVACWFGVTWALVLFPVGVLLVQRFAILPEERYLEAKFGDEYRSYKASVRRWI; via the coding sequence ATGTCCGAAGCCACGCGCGACCACGCCGGCGTCTTCGTGCCGCCGCCGCTCTTTTACGCCGTTCCTCTCGTTGCCGGGCTGCTGCTCCAGCTCCGTTGGCCGCTCGCGGACCTGCCCGTGGCCGCCGCGCGGACGCTGGCGGTGGTTTTCCTGATCGTGGCGGTCGCCGTGTTCGCGCCTGCGCTGGGGAGCTTCCGGCGTGCGCATACCAGCATGATCCCGGTACGCCCGTCGACGGCGCTGGTGATCGCGGGGCCGTACCGGTTCACGCGCAACCCGATGTACGTGGGGCTGGGGGCTCTCTACCTGGCGGTCGCGTGCTGGTTCGGAGTGACGTGGGCGCTGGTGCTGTTCCCGGTCGGCGTGCTGCTCGTGCAGCGGTTCGCGATCCTGCCCGAGGAGCGGTATCTGGAGGCGAAGTTCGGCGACGAGTACCGCTCGTACAAGGCGAGCGTGCGCCGCTGGATCTGA
- a CDS encoding aminoglycoside adenylyltransferase domain-containing protein encodes MAALLDELLAGVRAALGTEMVGVYVSGSLAAGGFDRASDVDVVVVTETEVRGQPFETLDAMHQRLAQLDVWCATELECTYISLAALRRFDPARAVHAILDRGRGERLKLATYDEGWVVHCHTLRRQGITLAGPDPATLIDEVTPAALRQAMRGVLAGWAADLLAHPGAMGTRGYQSYVVLSLCRIRYTLATGDVVPKPQAAAWACERLSARWHPLIDRALVDRQNPAGPASDEDVRLTLDLIRDTIDAERAATF; translated from the coding sequence GTGGCGGCGCTGCTGGATGAGCTGCTTGCGGGCGTGCGGGCGGCGCTCGGGACGGAGATGGTGGGCGTGTACGTGAGCGGGTCGCTGGCGGCGGGAGGGTTCGACCGCGCGAGCGACGTGGACGTGGTCGTCGTGACGGAGACGGAGGTCCGGGGGCAACCGTTCGAAACGCTGGATGCGATGCACCAGCGGCTGGCGCAACTGGACGTGTGGTGCGCGACGGAGCTGGAGTGCACGTACATCTCCCTCGCCGCTCTCCGCCGGTTCGACCCGGCGCGCGCGGTGCACGCAATCCTGGACCGCGGGCGCGGCGAGCGCCTCAAGCTCGCGACGTACGACGAGGGCTGGGTGGTGCACTGCCACACGTTGCGCAGGCAGGGCATCACCCTCGCCGGCCCCGATCCGGCGACGCTGATCGACGAGGTGACACCCGCGGCGCTCCGGCAGGCAATGCGAGGCGTGCTCGCGGGTTGGGCGGCGGACCTGCTGGCGCATCCAGGGGCGATGGGCACGCGCGGCTACCAGTCGTACGTGGTGCTCTCACTCTGCCGCATCCGCTACACGCTCGCGACGGGCGACGTGGTCCCGAAGCCGCAGGCCGCGGCGTGGGCCTGCGAACGGCTCTCCGCGCGGTGGCATCCGCTCATTGACCGCGCGCTGGTGGATCGGCAGAACCCCGCTGGTCCCGCATCTGACGAGGACGTGCGCCTCACGCTCGACCTCATCCGCGACACGATAGACGCGGAGCGCGCCGCCACCTTCTGA